One genomic region from Leptolyngbyaceae cyanobacterium JSC-12 encodes:
- a CDS encoding 4-alpha-glucanotransferase (IMG reference gene:2510098058~PFAM: 4-alpha-glucanotransferase~TIGRFAM: 4-alpha-glucanotransferase), which yields MPSTRASGILLHPTSLPGRFGIGDLGLEAYRFIDFLVSSGQQYWQVLPLGPTGYGNSPYMCYSAVAGNPLLISLELLRDEGFLANEDLWHVPDFPSDRVDYDAVIAYKLPLLQKACENFKSRASDIQKTRFAGFCESKAYWLDDYAMFMALKEANEYKSWYEWEPELVTRSPSALNQWGRRLNTEIVFHKFLQFAFFSQWSKLKQYANERGIEIIGDIPIYVAHDSADVWANPENFCLDEETHLPALMAGVPPDYFSATGQLWGNPVYNWEHLQKTDFKWWIQRFEAMLDYVDIIRIDHFRGFESFWAVELDLEIEPENRTAEKGEWIAAPGKEFFERLREQLGKLPILAEDLGVITPEVEELRDYFEFPGMKILQFAFGSDPANPFLPFNFPRNCVVYTGTHDNDTTVGWFNNRPDWERDAILRYLGHLSPDGIHWDLIRLAYSSVANLAILPVQDLLGLGEESRMNFPGTAEGNWEWRYWSGALSDELSDRLKTMVHTYGRAPQPKEMHN from the coding sequence ATGCCGTCAACCAGAGCCAGTGGCATTCTGCTGCATCCTACATCGTTACCAGGTCGATTTGGAATTGGAGATTTGGGGCTAGAAGCCTACCGATTTATTGATTTTTTAGTAAGTAGCGGACAGCAATACTGGCAGGTGTTACCGTTAGGCCCCACGGGTTATGGCAACTCTCCCTATATGTGCTATTCCGCTGTGGCAGGTAACCCGTTGTTAATTAGCCTGGAGCTATTGCGGGATGAAGGCTTTTTAGCGAATGAGGATCTGTGGCACGTCCCTGATTTTCCCAGCGATCGCGTGGATTATGACGCTGTAATTGCATACAAACTACCCCTACTGCAAAAAGCCTGTGAAAACTTCAAATCTCGAGCCTCTGATATTCAAAAAACCCGATTTGCTGGATTTTGTGAAAGCAAAGCCTACTGGCTCGATGATTACGCCATGTTCATGGCATTGAAAGAGGCGAACGAGTATAAAAGCTGGTACGAGTGGGAACCAGAATTGGTAACGCGATCGCCATCTGCTCTCAATCAGTGGGGACGACGACTTAATACCGAAATCGTGTTTCACAAGTTCTTGCAGTTTGCTTTCTTCTCCCAATGGTCAAAACTCAAGCAATATGCCAATGAACGTGGCATTGAAATCATTGGTGACATTCCTATCTATGTGGCTCACGACAGTGCTGACGTGTGGGCAAACCCCGAGAATTTCTGTTTAGATGAGGAAACCCATTTACCTGCGCTTATGGCAGGGGTTCCACCAGACTACTTCAGCGCCACCGGACAACTCTGGGGTAACCCAGTCTACAACTGGGAGCATTTACAAAAAACTGACTTCAAATGGTGGATTCAACGTTTTGAGGCGATGCTGGATTACGTCGATATCATTCGCATCGACCACTTTCGCGGGTTTGAATCTTTCTGGGCAGTAGAGCTTGATTTAGAGATTGAGCCAGAAAACCGCACAGCAGAGAAAGGCGAGTGGATTGCAGCACCCGGTAAAGAGTTTTTTGAGCGACTACGAGAGCAACTCGGCAAGTTGCCAATTTTGGCAGAAGACCTGGGTGTAATTACCCCAGAAGTGGAAGAATTGCGCGACTATTTCGAGTTCCCTGGCATGAAGATTTTGCAATTTGCTTTTGGTTCCGATCCTGCAAATCCCTTCCTGCCATTTAATTTTCCCCGCAATTGTGTCGTCTACACAGGCACCCATGATAATGACACAACCGTAGGTTGGTTCAATAATCGTCCTGATTGGGAACGAGATGCAATTTTGCGATATTTGGGACATCTCAGCCCGGATGGAATTCATTGGGATCTGATTCGGTTGGCGTACAGTTCGGTTGCGAACCTGGCGATTCTTCCCGTGCAAGATTTGCTGGGATTGGGTGAAGAATCACGGATGAATTTTCCAGGTACGGCAGAGGGTAACTGGGAATGGCGCTATTGGAGTGGGGCGTTGAGCGATGAACTCAGCGATCGCCTCAAAACAATGGTTCATACCTATGGTCGTGCACCTCAACCAAAGGAAATGCACAATTAG
- a CDS encoding putative membrane protein (IMG reference gene:2510098059~PFAM: TM2 domain), whose translation MSTLLSWGEVMNSKGTSYLLWLSILLGIGGLHRFYNGKMVSGCIWLLTGGLFGIGQLVDLFLIPDMVDSHNLKQVSRLGGSPYAPAQPAISRLIDSPKQREEKLRRDLLKAAQKRGGKISVTQAVADTGADFTEVEVTLLGMAKKGHADIQNDPKSGAVVYAFPEL comes from the coding sequence ATGTCCACTCTCCTCTCATGGGGTGAAGTAATGAATAGCAAAGGAACGTCCTACCTGCTCTGGCTCTCAATTCTGCTGGGGATCGGTGGACTGCATCGGTTTTACAACGGCAAAATGGTCTCCGGCTGCATCTGGCTATTGACTGGCGGTTTGTTTGGCATTGGTCAACTGGTTGACCTGTTCCTCATTCCCGACATGGTTGATTCCCACAATCTCAAGCAGGTATCTCGCCTGGGCGGTTCTCCCTATGCTCCAGCACAACCTGCCATTTCTCGATTGATAGACTCACCAAAACAACGGGAAGAAAAACTGCGTCGAGATTTGCTGAAAGCGGCTCAAAAACGTGGTGGTAAAATTTCTGTAACCCAAGCTGTTGCCGATACAGGCGCAGACTTTACAGAAGTAGAAGTAACGCTGCTAGGCATGGCAAAAAAGGGACATGCCGATATCCAGAATGATCCAAAATCTGGTGCTGTAGTGTACGCTTTCCCTGAACTGTAA
- a CDS encoding hypothetical protein (IMG reference gene:2510098060) produces the protein MLPFVAVPSTIAQEFGKYRDLFCRGAGFEQVSRYVTGLLLSENKTLQGIAGQWVAGGEVGGRRAMHAAVFEAGWRSSELMSHHRAVIAKEHQGRGREVISLDWTLSHHDWGKQIFGVKRSYDYVEHRMSCFQTVVTATIANRHLIDGIDVVVQFPDFSVAEREYLKVTAKSHYDDLDQVRERLIEMLHYHKNRLEYRKRTEIAVEIVRQVEAEGQFPTADYAFDNGVLTVELTTMIESAGKHWVSEVESSRNILWNDQWQRVDAIGLELRIHHPESFRPIQVTCRNGETKPIWAFTKVVRLKKFGRKRLVIVHEQADLQDPPRFLLTDALHWESGRVMQTWSYRWSCEVFHEVSKQHTGLESAQVRNEEAVNRHFRLSCVAQSILQRTACSGAQSERFEFAQGKQTVGQKLYTLTRQAFDDLLQFIVTRCSHGHTNEQILQALLPS, from the coding sequence ATGCTGCCCTTTGTCGCTGTGCCATCGACGATTGCTCAAGAGTTTGGGAAATATCGAGACCTGTTCTGCCGAGGCGCAGGCTTTGAGCAGGTGAGTCGCTATGTGACCGGATTGCTGTTGAGTGAGAACAAAACCTTGCAAGGGATTGCCGGACAATGGGTAGCAGGTGGGGAGGTCGGCGGACGAAGAGCGATGCACGCAGCGGTGTTTGAGGCGGGCTGGAGGAGTTCAGAGTTAATGTCCCATCATCGTGCTGTGATAGCCAAAGAGCATCAGGGGCGAGGGCGAGAAGTCATCAGTCTGGATTGGACGCTCAGCCATCACGATTGGGGCAAGCAGATCTTTGGGGTGAAGCGATCCTATGATTATGTGGAACATCGGATGAGTTGCTTTCAAACGGTGGTGACGGCGACGATTGCGAACCGCCACCTAATTGATGGGATTGACGTGGTGGTGCAGTTTCCAGATTTTTCAGTGGCAGAACGGGAGTATCTGAAGGTGACGGCAAAATCCCACTATGACGATTTAGACCAAGTGCGAGAACGACTGATTGAGATGTTGCATTATCACAAGAATCGATTGGAGTATCGCAAACGCACCGAGATTGCCGTCGAGATTGTGCGCCAAGTGGAAGCGGAAGGACAATTTCCCACCGCCGATTATGCGTTTGACAATGGGGTGTTGACTGTTGAGTTAACCACCATGATTGAGTCCGCAGGAAAACACTGGGTGAGTGAAGTTGAAAGTTCTCGCAACATCTTGTGGAATGACCAATGGCAACGGGTAGATGCGATTGGTTTAGAACTCAGAATCCATCACCCAGAGAGCTTTCGCCCGATTCAAGTCACTTGCCGCAACGGCGAAACGAAACCGATTTGGGCATTTACCAAAGTCGTGCGCCTCAAGAAGTTTGGACGCAAGCGATTGGTCATCGTCCACGAGCAAGCAGATTTACAAGACCCACCTCGCTTCCTGCTCACCGATGCGTTGCATTGGGAAAGTGGGCGAGTCATGCAGACTTGGAGTTATCGATGGTCCTGCGAGGTCTTTCATGAGGTGAGCAAACAGCACACCGGGCTAGAGTCGGCTCAGGTGCGGAACGAGGAAGCGGTCAACCGTCACTTCCGTCTTAGTTGCGTGGCGCAGTCGATTCTGCAACGGACTGCCTGTTCTGGCGCACAATCTGAACGATTTGAGTTTGCTCAAGGCAAGCAAACGGTGGGACAGAAGCTCTATACCCTCACTCGTCAAGCCTTTGATGATTTGCTGCAATTCATTGTGACGCGATGTTCTCACGGACATACAAATGAACAGATTTTACAAGCTCTCCTCCCCAGTTGA
- a CDS encoding penicillin-binding protein, 1A family (IMG reference gene:2510098061~PFAM: Penicillin binding protein transpeptidase domain; Transglycosylase~TIGRFAM: penicillin-binding protein, 1A family), with the protein MSSNTLHQKRTSNPGPDPFLSFVGTISKVTGGIVLGATMLTSSIIAGGLVGLAISFRNLPDVRVLRSYAPTETTHIYDVKGKLIASLHGEANREVIPLDRISPDLKRAVLAIEDSYFYQHRGVNPGAIVRALKANWAEGRTVEGGSTLTMQLVKNLFLNPRQAFSRKLAESVLSMRVEQIFTKDQILEMYLNQVYWGHNTYGAETAAQSYFGKSAANLNLAEAAMMAGLIQAPENLSPFVNMKLAKQRQSEVLNRMQELNWITPQEKANALKQPLKFGKITSFRSSQIPYVTEAAVQELTRRFGRDAVLKGGMRVQTTVDTQLQRIAEDVVKQGHESLLSQGVYADQMALVAVDPRTHFVKAMVGGVDYRKSQYNRAIQALRQPGSAFKPFVYYAAFASGKYGPDSIVDDSPVGYPDGYEMYYPQNYDGSFSGPISIRQALAVSRNVPAVKLGQEIGLNKVIDVVRTIGVRSPIEPVVSLPLGSVDLTPLEMAGAYATFASNGWYSETTFIVQVTDSAGNVLLDNTPKPQLVLDPWSAASLNSVLQDVIERGTATAANIGRPAAGKTGTTSSERDIWFVGYVPQLSTAIWVGNDDYSPIGYGATGGTYVAPIWRNFMSRALQNVPVENFRPASDFPKP; encoded by the coding sequence GTGTCATCCAACACTCTCCACCAAAAACGAACCTCCAATCCAGGTCCCGACCCGTTTCTGAGTTTTGTCGGAACGATTAGCAAGGTCACAGGTGGTATCGTCCTGGGCGCAACCATGCTCACCAGTTCCATCATCGCTGGAGGCTTGGTGGGTTTAGCAATTAGCTTTCGTAACTTGCCTGATGTGCGAGTGCTGCGCAGCTATGCCCCTACCGAAACAACCCACATTTATGATGTGAAGGGCAAATTGATAGCAAGCTTGCATGGTGAAGCCAATCGAGAAGTCATTCCTCTCGACAGAATCTCTCCTGACCTAAAGCGAGCTGTTTTAGCCATTGAAGATAGCTACTTTTACCAGCACCGAGGAGTAAATCCAGGAGCGATCGTGCGTGCGCTTAAAGCCAACTGGGCCGAAGGTAGAACGGTCGAAGGCGGTTCTACTCTCACCATGCAGCTTGTCAAAAACCTCTTCCTCAATCCCAGGCAAGCATTTAGCCGCAAGTTAGCAGAATCCGTTCTCTCCATGCGGGTAGAGCAAATCTTTACAAAAGATCAAATCCTGGAAATGTACCTCAACCAGGTGTATTGGGGACACAACACCTACGGAGCCGAAACTGCTGCCCAAAGTTACTTTGGCAAATCGGCTGCTAATCTGAATCTGGCAGAAGCCGCCATGATGGCTGGGCTGATTCAAGCGCCTGAAAACCTCAGCCCCTTCGTCAATATGAAGCTGGCAAAGCAACGTCAGAGCGAAGTTTTAAACCGAATGCAAGAGCTGAATTGGATCACCCCCCAGGAAAAAGCCAATGCTCTCAAACAACCACTGAAATTTGGCAAAATTACATCCTTCCGCTCTAGCCAAATTCCATATGTCACAGAAGCTGCCGTTCAAGAGCTAACTCGCCGCTTTGGACGAGATGCTGTCCTCAAAGGTGGAATGCGGGTGCAAACTACGGTGGATACCCAACTTCAGCGCATTGCCGAAGACGTTGTGAAGCAGGGACATGAATCCCTTTTAAGTCAGGGAGTATATGCAGACCAAATGGCGCTGGTCGCTGTCGATCCACGCACCCATTTCGTCAAGGCAATGGTAGGAGGGGTTGATTACCGCAAGAGTCAATATAATCGGGCAATCCAAGCCTTGCGCCAACCAGGTTCTGCATTTAAGCCATTTGTTTACTATGCCGCCTTCGCCAGTGGCAAGTATGGTCCCGACTCCATCGTGGACGATAGCCCAGTCGGCTATCCTGATGGCTATGAGATGTACTATCCCCAAAACTACGATGGATCTTTCTCTGGACCGATCTCAATTCGGCAGGCTCTAGCAGTATCTCGTAACGTACCAGCCGTAAAGTTGGGGCAAGAAATTGGGCTGAACAAGGTGATCGATGTGGTACGTACAATTGGAGTTCGTAGCCCTATTGAACCAGTGGTTTCCTTGCCGTTGGGATCAGTTGACTTAACTCCTCTGGAAATGGCAGGAGCCTATGCAACATTTGCTAGCAATGGCTGGTATTCAGAAACCACGTTTATTGTGCAGGTAACAGATAGCGCGGGCAATGTGCTGCTAGATAATACGCCAAAGCCTCAATTGGTGCTTGACCCCTGGTCAGCCGCTTCTCTGAATAGCGTACTCCAGGATGTGATTGAGCGGGGTACTGCTACCGCTGCCAATATTGGTCGTCCGGCGGCAGGTAAAACTGGCACGACCTCATCTGAGCGGGACATCTGGTTTGTGGGATATGTGCCTCAGCTATCGACGGCGATTTGGGTAGGAAATGATGATTACTCCCCTATTGGCTATGGTGCAACAGGAGGAACCTACGTTGCTCCGATTTGGCGTAATTTCATGAGTCGAGCATTGCAAAACGTTCCAGTTGAAAACTTTCGTCCTGCATCTGATTTTCCTAAACCATAA
- a CDS encoding tyrosyl-tRNA synthetase (IMG reference gene:2510098062~PFAM: S4 domain; tRNA synthetases class I (W and Y)~TIGRFAM: tyrosyl-tRNA synthetase) encodes MRGTSEIFPDQKESDNPDESLVQRLLKSDRPLRVKLGIDPTGSDIHLGHSIPVRKLRAFQDAGHTAVLIIGDFTARIGDPTGKSDVRRQLTEAEVHAHAQTYLDQVRPILDFDTPGRLEVHYNSEWLSKLDLSKILELLSTMTVGQMLAKEGFAERYEKGNPVYLHEFLYPLMQGYDSVAVASDVELGGTDQKFNIAVGRDLQRHFGMRPQFGLLLPILLGTDGIQKMSKSLGNYVALTEDPLTMYSKLEKTPDHLLKDYFELLTTLPLESLPENPRDRQKQLAMEVVSQYHGETAAKQAQEAAMALVRGAGTTQEAVVPEFSLANVEFPAKLFFILSASGLCKSSSDARRQIQGGAVKLDGERIDQVDLTFENAEALHGRTLSVGTKRFVRLVG; translated from the coding sequence ATGCGGGGGACGAGTGAGATTTTCCCTGATCAGAAAGAATCTGACAACCCGGATGAAAGCTTGGTGCAACGCTTACTTAAAAGCGATCGCCCGCTGCGAGTTAAGCTAGGCATTGATCCCACAGGTTCTGATATTCATCTGGGGCACAGTATTCCCGTGCGTAAACTGCGTGCTTTTCAAGATGCCGGACACACGGCTGTGTTGATTATTGGCGACTTTACCGCCCGGATTGGCGACCCCACGGGCAAATCGGACGTCCGCCGTCAACTCACAGAAGCAGAGGTTCACGCTCATGCTCAAACTTATCTCGACCAGGTGCGCCCAATTCTAGACTTTGACACACCTGGACGGTTAGAAGTGCATTACAACTCCGAGTGGCTCTCCAAATTAGACTTATCCAAGATTTTGGAATTGCTGTCTACAATGACAGTGGGGCAGATGCTAGCAAAAGAGGGCTTTGCTGAGCGTTACGAAAAAGGAAATCCAGTGTATTTGCATGAGTTTCTCTACCCGTTGATGCAGGGGTATGACTCTGTGGCAGTGGCATCGGATGTGGAACTGGGCGGTACTGACCAAAAATTTAACATCGCTGTAGGGCGCGATTTACAGCGACACTTTGGGATGCGTCCGCAGTTTGGGCTGTTGCTGCCAATTCTGCTGGGGACAGATGGAATTCAAAAAATGTCGAAATCGCTAGGGAATTATGTGGCACTGACGGAAGATCCCTTGACGATGTATTCCAAATTGGAGAAAACTCCGGATCATCTGCTGAAAGATTACTTTGAGCTACTGACTACCTTGCCGCTGGAAAGCTTGCCGGAGAATCCCCGCGATCGCCAAAAGCAACTGGCAATGGAAGTAGTGAGCCAATACCACGGGGAAACTGCAGCGAAACAGGCACAGGAGGCAGCGATGGCGCTAGTTCGAGGTGCTGGAACCACCCAGGAAGCGGTCGTACCCGAATTTTCCCTGGCAAATGTAGAGTTTCCTGCCAAGCTGTTTTTCATCCTGAGTGCCAGCGGGCTGTGTAAGAGCAGTTCCGATGCTCGGCGTCAAATTCAGGGTGGAGCTGTTAAATTGGATGGCGAGCGCATTGACCAGGTTGACCTGACCTTTGAGAACGCCGAGGCTTTACACGGACGAACTTTGAGCGTGGGCACCAAACGGTTTGTGCGGCTGGTTGGCTGA
- a CDS encoding hypothetical protein (IMG reference gene:2510098063), with product MTAVSRLVMRWLFLLAIAGITAGCVPSKAAQCNKLLEKVNKIRPVAEQFQQEGKNFEAAAKAAGAKNDLQGFKTSAAGSARAFNQLAEKMDDIIQEIQAVDLKDETLAQLKDRYVQNATAVNALFKETTTALTTISQIENSPTGLKQLDQAGRSLTATAGKMNSRVQEENQLVSDFNNYCEVKK from the coding sequence ATGACTGCTGTTTCTCGTCTCGTGATGCGATGGCTGTTCCTGCTGGCGATCGCAGGTATAACCGCTGGCTGCGTACCCAGCAAAGCTGCTCAATGCAACAAACTTTTAGAGAAAGTAAACAAAATCCGTCCTGTTGCCGAGCAATTTCAGCAAGAGGGCAAAAATTTTGAAGCCGCCGCAAAAGCAGCAGGAGCCAAAAACGACTTACAAGGCTTCAAAACCTCGGCTGCCGGTTCTGCTAGGGCTTTCAACCAATTAGCTGAAAAAATGGATGACATTATCCAGGAGATTCAGGCAGTTGATCTAAAGGATGAAACCCTGGCACAACTGAAAGATCGCTATGTGCAAAATGCAACAGCCGTGAACGCGCTCTTCAAAGAAACAACCACTGCCTTGACAACAATTAGCCAAATTGAAAATTCCCCTACTGGGCTAAAACAGCTAGATCAGGCAGGCAGAAGCCTCACTGCAACCGCTGGCAAAATGAACAGTCGAGTTCAAGAAGAAAACCAATTAGTTTCAGATTTCAACAATTACTGTGAAGTGAAAAAGTAG
- a CDS encoding hypothetical protein (IMG reference gene:2510098064), whose amino-acid sequence MVSQSVNMLKRTGNRRQALEARRDLLVLVSAVCLGLVNVEIAIATPNKTAQCDRLVNTANKMVPIAEQFLQESQNFEKAANAAGEKGDLSAFQKAANKSAGVFNRLVTQLERVTSEIQGLSLADKTLLSFKNEYINVATSINSAFKDTIAALTTISNAQHSPAGLEVIQKASESLDQVANRMDSVAKSEDKLVDSVNNYCGAK is encoded by the coding sequence ATGGTGAGCCAGAGTGTAAACATGTTGAAGAGAACAGGAAACCGGAGGCAAGCTTTAGAAGCCAGAAGAGATTTACTCGTGCTAGTGTCTGCTGTTTGTTTAGGATTGGTGAATGTTGAAATAGCGATCGCAACTCCCAACAAAACTGCACAATGTGACAGGTTGGTAAACACTGCGAACAAAATGGTTCCTATCGCAGAGCAATTTTTGCAGGAAAGTCAGAATTTTGAAAAAGCAGCCAATGCTGCAGGCGAGAAGGGCGATTTATCAGCTTTCCAAAAAGCAGCAAATAAATCAGCCGGAGTCTTCAACCGATTGGTTACCCAACTAGAGCGCGTCACGAGTGAAATTCAAGGGCTTTCATTGGCAGATAAAACCTTGCTCAGCTTCAAGAATGAGTACATCAATGTTGCAACTTCAATCAACTCCGCATTTAAAGACACAATTGCAGCACTCACCACTATTAGCAACGCCCAACATTCACCAGCAGGTTTGGAGGTTATTCAAAAAGCCAGTGAGTCACTAGACCAGGTAGCAAACCGGATGGATAGTGTGGCAAAGTCAGAAGACAAGCTTGTGGATAGTGTGAACAACTACTGTGGGGCAAAGTGA
- a CDS encoding orotidine-5'-phosphate decarboxylase (IMG reference gene:2510098065~PFAM: Orotidine 5'-phosphate decarboxylase / HUMPS family~TIGRFAM: orotidine 5'-phosphate decarboxylase, subfamily 1) produces the protein MSRENSVQHRSEQIIVPLDVSTPEAAIALVDQLPEVTFWKVGLELFVSAGPAILSELKARQKKIFLDLKFHDIPNTVAGACRAAARYGVDLVTVHATAGKEALMAAQSAAETGAVEAGYPVPKLLAITVLTSLNARSLAFDLKIPLELPEYALHMALLAKESGLPGVVCSPQEVEQLRQSCGENFLLVCPGVRPTWADAGDQRRVMTPIAALKAGANYLVIGRPITAAPNPAAAFARICEEL, from the coding sequence GTGAGCAGAGAAAACAGCGTTCAACACCGTTCTGAGCAGATCATTGTGCCACTGGATGTATCAACCCCAGAAGCGGCGATCGCGCTTGTGGATCAGCTTCCAGAGGTCACTTTTTGGAAAGTGGGGTTGGAATTGTTTGTGAGTGCCGGTCCCGCCATTCTCTCCGAACTCAAAGCCCGCCAGAAAAAGATTTTCCTAGATCTCAAGTTTCACGACATCCCGAATACAGTTGCTGGAGCTTGCCGTGCTGCCGCTCGTTACGGAGTAGATTTGGTCACAGTTCATGCCACGGCTGGTAAAGAAGCCCTCATGGCTGCGCAGTCTGCCGCTGAAACTGGAGCTGTCGAAGCTGGATACCCTGTTCCGAAATTGCTGGCAATTACCGTATTGACTAGTTTGAATGCGCGATCGCTGGCGTTTGACCTGAAGATTCCCCTGGAACTGCCAGAATATGCTCTACACATGGCACTTTTGGCAAAAGAAAGCGGCTTACCCGGTGTAGTCTGCTCTCCACAAGAAGTAGAACAACTGCGTCAAAGTTGTGGCGAAAACTTCCTTCTAGTTTGTCCGGGAGTGCGTCCTACCTGGGCAGACGCAGGCGATCAGCGTCGCGTTATGACTCCTATCGCTGCCCTCAAAGCTGGAGCTAACTATCTCGTCATCGGTCGCCCCATCACCGCTGCCCCCAACCCCGCCGCTGCTTTTGCTCGCATTTGTGAAGAGCTGTAA
- a CDS encoding hypothetical protein (IMG reference gene:2510098067~manually curated), with product MTAKSHYDDLDQVRERLIEMLHYHKNRLEYRKRTEIAVEIVRQVEAEGQFPTADYAFDNGVLTVELTTMIESAGKHWVSEVESSRNILWNDQWQRVDAIGLELRIHHPESFRPIQVTCRNGETKPIWAFTKVVRLKKFGRKRLVIVHEQADLQDPPRFLLTDALHWESGRVMQTWSYRWSCEVFHEVSKQHTGLESAQVRNEEAVNRHFRLSCVAQSILQRTACSGAQSERFEFAQGKQTVGQKLYTLTRQAFDDLLQFIVTRCSHGHTNEQILQALLPS from the coding sequence GTGACGGCAAAATCCCACTATGACGATTTAGACCAAGTGCGAGAACGACTGATTGAGATGTTGCATTATCACAAGAATCGATTGGAGTATCGCAAACGCACCGAGATTGCCGTCGAGATTGTGCGCCAAGTGGAAGCGGAAGGACAATTTCCCACCGCCGATTATGCGTTTGACAATGGGGTGTTGACTGTTGAGTTAACCACCATGATTGAGTCCGCAGGAAAACACTGGGTGAGTGAAGTTGAAAGTTCTCGCAACATCTTGTGGAATGACCAATGGCAACGGGTAGATGCGATTGGTTTAGAACTCAGAATCCATCACCCAGAGAGCTTTCGCCCGATTCAAGTCACTTGCCGCAACGGCGAAACGAAACCGATTTGGGCATTTACCAAAGTCGTGCGCCTCAAGAAGTTTGGACGCAAGCGATTGGTCATCGTCCACGAGCAAGCAGATTTACAAGACCCACCTCGCTTCCTGCTCACCGATGCGTTGCATTGGGAAAGTGGGCGAGTCATGCAGACTTGGAGTTATCGATGGTCCTGCGAGGTCTTTCATGAGGTGAGCAAACAGCACACCGGGCTAGAGTCGGCTCAGGTGCGGAACGAGGAAGCGGTCAACCGTCACTTCCGTCTTAGTTGCGTGGCGCAGTCGATTCTGCAACGGACTGCCTGTTCTGGCGCACAATCTGAACGATTTGAGTTTGCTCAAGGCAAGCAAACGGTGGGACAGAAGCTCTATACCCTCACTCGTCAAGCCTTTGATGATTTGCTGCAATTCATTGTGACGCGATGTTCTCACGGACATACAAATGAACAGATTTTACAAGCTCTCCTCCCCAGTTGA
- a CDS encoding hypothetical protein (IMG reference gene:2510098068) — protein sequence MLPFVAVPSTIAQEFGKYRDLFCRGAGFEQVSRYVTGLLLSENKTLQGIAGQWVAGGEVGGRRAMHAAVFEAGWRSSELMSHHRAVIAKEHQGRGREVISLDWTLSHHDWGKQIFGVKRSYDYVEHRMSCFQTVVTATIANRHLIDGIDVVVQFPDFFSGRTGVSEGDGKIPL from the coding sequence ATGCTGCCCTTTGTCGCTGTGCCATCGACGATTGCTCAAGAGTTTGGGAAATATCGAGACCTGTTCTGCCGAGGCGCAGGCTTTGAGCAGGTGAGTCGCTATGTGACCGGATTGCTGTTGAGTGAGAACAAAACCTTGCAAGGGATTGCCGGACAATGGGTAGCAGGTGGGGAGGTCGGCGGACGAAGAGCGATGCACGCAGCGGTGTTTGAGGCGGGCTGGAGGAGTTCAGAGTTAATGTCCCATCATCGTGCTGTGATAGCCAAAGAGCATCAGGGGCGAGGGCGAGAAGTCATCAGTCTGGATTGGACGCTCAGCCATCACGATTGGGGCAAGCAGATCTTTGGGGTGAAGCGATCCTATGATTATGTGGAACATCGGATGAGTTGCTTTCAAACGGTGGTGACGGCGACGATTGCGAACCGCCACCTAATTGATGGGATTGACGTGGTGGTGCAGTTTCCAGATTTTTTCAGTGGCAGAACGGGAGTATCTGAAGGTGACGGCAAAATCCCACTATGA
- a CDS encoding hypothetical protein (IMG reference gene:2510098069) has translation MSFLEEENLNFSNVFESRTMLIEITIFLRFYGSQLMKIFSRLLTG, from the coding sequence ATGAGTTTTTTAGAGGAAGAAAATCTGAATTTTTCTAATGTTTTTGAATCACGAACAATGTTGATTGAGATCACAATTTTTTTGAGATTTTATGGTTCCCAGTTGATGAAAATATTTAGCAGACTATTGACAGGATGA